The Ciona intestinalis chromosome 13, KH, whole genome shotgun sequence genome has a segment encoding these proteins:
- the LOC100186730 gene encoding 40S ribosomal protein S5 has translation MEEDYEADVIVAEAPEVKLFGRWTTSDVQINDISLTDYLPVKDKYSKYLPHSSGRYQIKRFRKAQCPIVERLVNSMMMHGRNTGKKLLTVRIIKHAFEIIHLLTGENPLQVLVNAIINSGPREDSTRIGRAGTVRRQSVDVSPLRRVNQAIWLLCTGAREASFRNIKTIAECLADELINAHKGSSNSYAIKKKDELERVAKSNR, from the exons ATGGAGGAAGACTACGAAGCAGACGTTATCGTAGCTGAAGCACCCGAGGTGAAATTGTTCGGACGATGGACAACAAGTGATGTTCAGATCAATGACATCTCACTCACG GACTACTTACCCGTGAAGGACAAATACTCCAAGTATCTTCCTCACAGCTCCGGTCGTTACCAGATCAAACGCTTCCGTAAAGCACAATGTCCCATTGTGGAGCGCTTGGTTAACTCCATGATGATGCATGGACGAAACACTGGCAAGAAACTGCTGACTGTTCGAATCATCAAACATGCGTTTGAGATCATCCATCTTTTGACTGGTGAA AATCCACTTCAAGTTTTGGTGAATGCTATTATCAACAGTGGTCCACGTGAAGATTCCACTCGTATTGGTCGTGCGGGTACAGTAAGAAGACAG TCTGTGGACGTATCACCATTACGTCGAGTCAACCAAGCTATCTGGTTATTGTGCACCGGTGCACGCGAGGCTTCTTTCCGTAACATTAAGACGATTGCTGAGTGTTTGGCTGATGAACTCATTAACGCTCATAAG GGCTCATCTAACTCGTATGCCATCAAGAAGAAGGATGAACTTGAGAGAGTCGCAAAATCCAACCGTTAA
- the LOC100181963 gene encoding uncharacterized protein LOC100181963, which translates to MKAHRAHAKTEIFKLVFFGVFLVALCPIAETVSLDVMFPGPPTKISKRICQNGMISAGNFNGDKNMDLLCSYDDGWVRIYLAANNRFNRVYWEGHTPRCAFQSGSHRYLADFDNDGYDDLFCYDPVSGKTNVVLFDGEAYPDEISWTGDIPECKGEDKMTYVFDANGDGKADLGCGTKSKNGLEKLYLNEFQF; encoded by the exons atgAAGGCCCATAGAGCTCACGCGAAGACAG AAATTTTCAAGCTGGTGTTTTTTGGTGTGTTTCTGGTGGCCCTGTGTCCTATAGCAGAAACAG TAAGTCTAGATGTAATGTTTCCTGGACCTCCTACCAAAATAAGCAAGAGAATCTGCCAAAACGGGATGATTTCTGCCGGAAACTTTAACGGCGATAAGAACATGGATTTGCTTTGTTCCTACGACGACGGTTGGGT ACGCATTTACTTGGCTGCGAACAACCGCTTTAACCGTGTGTATTGGGAAGGCCATACACCTAGATGCGCATTCCAATCAGGCAGCCATCGATACCTTGCTGACTTCGATAACGATGGTTATGATGATCTTTTCTGCTATGATCCTGTGTCTGG TAAAACGAACGTGGTCTTATTCGACGGTGAGGCATACCCGGATGAGATATCTTGGACTGGGGATATACCAGAATGCAAGGGTGAGGATAAGATGACTTATGTATTTGATGCTAATGGGGACGGCAAAGCTGACTTAGGATGTGGTACAAAATCAAAGAATGGGCTTGAGAAGCTATATCTAAACGAGTTCCAATTCTAA
- the not3 gene encoding Not3 protein, producing MGTRFLFMTSIVFSGSISYMMIAILLPAHRSRYTRDYLMLDYVEMRPRNTYIKEPWRLLQGICFNNACGKQKESNWTLVTFIKSKADNFKRRELMRRTWPSINYLNGGRFETVYLMGKTYDPATTALLDEEQDRYGDILQFDGPDDYDNMPHKVLSGMEWATFNLDKDFLYASADDDFLVNLEVLVENVTAILNLTKWEAVRNASNLYDYRERVPLMCMFVKGDAEQPMRVRGLKWYVSYDEYRPVLYPPYCHGGLYVTSVPVATRLWNESRTAPMLRLDDVWITGILRRRMNFSDDLVYRMPKLAKHFGTVNERVMKTMSNEWETMYTGFSNESLCTCVL from the exons ATGGGAACCAGGTTCTTATTTATGACGTCAATCGTATTTTCTGGATCGATTTCGTACATGATGATCGCTATTCTATTGCCAGCACACCGAAGCAG ATACACGCGCGACTACCTAATGCTGGATTACGTTGAAATGAGGCCAAGAAACACATATATAAAGGAGCCGTGGAGGTTACTACAGGGCATCTGTTTTAACAATGCCTGTGGCAAGCAAAAAG AAAGCAATTGGACCTTGGTGACTTTTATCAAATCTAAAGCTGACAATTTTAAACGAAGAGAGCTCATGCGACGCACCTGGCCATCCATAAACTATTTAAACGGGGGGCGATTTGAGACAGTGTATTTGATGGGAAAGACGTATGACCCGGCCACAACAGCGTTGCTGGATGAAGAACAAGACAGATATGGTGATATCTTACAGTTTGATGGACCAGACGATTACGA CAATATGCCACACAAGGTGTTATCTGGTATGGAGTGGGCGACTTTTAACTTGGACAAGGACTTCTTATACGCATCTGCTGACGATGACTTTCTAGTAAACTTAGAAGTACTTGTAGAAAACGTTACCGCTATTCTGAACCTCACGAAATGGGAAGCAGTCAGAAATGCAAGCAACTTGTACGACTATCGAGAAAGAGTCCCTCTGATGTGTATGTTTGTGAAAGGAGACGCAGAGCAGCCTATGCGGGTACGTGGGTTAAAATGGTATGTTTCATATGATGAGTACAGACCGGTGCTGTATCCACCCTACTGCCATGGCGGGCTATACGTAACTTCAGTTCCCGTAGCTACGAGGTTATGGAACGAGTCCAGAACTGCTCCAATGCTGCGCTTAGACGATGTGTGGATTACTGGGATTTTAAGGCGGAGAATGAATTTTTCTGACGACTTGGTGTACCGTATGCCTAAGCTAGCCAAGCACTTCGGTACTGTGAACGAAAGAGTCATGAAAACTATGAGTAATGAATGGGAAACTATGTATACTGGGTTTTCTAATGAATCTTTATGTACGTGTGTGTTATGA
- the LOC100176506 gene encoding vesicle-trafficking protein SEC22b, with protein MVLMTMIARVGDGLALAASMQEDEQTGKSLTEYQNQAKMLFRKLNNQSPDRCTIESGRMLFHYMIDQSICYLVLCEPSFSKKLAFSYLEELSSEFFVQYGNRVNSVTRPYAFIEFDTYIQKTKKAYMDSRTRRNLSVVSSELQEVQKIMVSNIDDVLQRGVALSDLGDKASNLATMSKKYKQDAHYLNLRSSYAKIAAVVILLLIFIIYIRYWWL; from the exons ATGGTTTTAATGACAATGATAGCCAGAGTAGGGGATGGGCTAGCCCTGGCAGCCTCCATGCAGGAAGATGAACAg ACCGGCAAGAGCCTCACTGAATACCAAAACCAAGCAAAAATGCTGTTCCGTAAGTTGAACAACCAAAGTCCTGACAGATGTACAATTGAATCTGGAAGGATGTTATTTCA CTACATGATTGACCAGAGCATTTGTTACCTTGTGCTTTGTGAACCaagttttagtaaaaaactTGCCTTTTCTTACTTAGAAGAATTATCATCCGAATTCTTTGTACAATATGGGAACAGAGTTAACTCAGTAACAAGGCCATATGCATTTATTGAGTTTG ACACATATATACAGAAGACTAAAAAGGCGTATATGGATAGCAGGACACGCAGGAATTTAAGTGTTGTCTCATCAGAACTACAAGAAGTTCAAAAGATTATGGTTTCGAATATTGATGATGTTTTGCAAAGAGGAGTTGCTTTGTCAG ATCTAGGAGACAAGGCAAGCAACTTAGCTACAAtgtcaaagaaatataagCAAGATGCTCACTACCTTAACCTGAGGTCTTCATATGCTAAGATTGCAGCCGTTGTCATCTTACTacttattttcattatatatatacgataCTGGTGGCTATGA